One genomic window of Candidatus Pseudobacter hemicellulosilyticus includes the following:
- a CDS encoding alpha/beta hydrolase: MKYLLCLLLLINAAIQAQTDTNSPIIYGYKDGMALTMHQLPPAGSSNGKAVIQVINGFWVSDPQSIPFFSTVTTPFRENGYTVFLVLTSSQPRYAIPEQVKDLQRAIRFIRYHAADYGINSNQIGISGASSGGQLALVAATANADSTTTSADPVDKVSARVQAAAIFFPPTDFLNYGIAGNNVATDAAFLRQIKLTAAFDFQTFSDTYQQYVPVSSTDRLTLARQLSPVYAVSPDDPPVIIAHGDKDQLVPLQQSQVFIEALKKAGVPNKLLIRKEAGHGWPDASEEMKQFVDWFNQYLQ, from the coding sequence ATGAAATACCTGCTTTGCTTACTGCTGCTGATCAACGCAGCCATACAGGCGCAGACCGATACCAACAGCCCGATCATTTACGGTTACAAGGACGGCATGGCCCTGACCATGCACCAATTACCGCCTGCCGGCAGCAGTAACGGTAAAGCCGTCATCCAGGTGATCAATGGCTTCTGGGTCTCCGATCCGCAAAGCATTCCCTTTTTCAGTACCGTTACTACGCCCTTCCGGGAGAATGGATACACTGTTTTCCTCGTGCTTACCTCTTCACAACCACGATACGCCATTCCGGAACAGGTGAAAGACCTGCAACGCGCCATCCGGTTTATCCGTTATCATGCTGCTGATTATGGGATCAACAGCAACCAGATCGGTATCAGCGGCGCCTCTTCCGGCGGACAGCTGGCACTGGTAGCCGCTACTGCCAATGCAGATAGCACCACCACTTCAGCAGATCCGGTAGACAAGGTCTCCGCCCGGGTCCAGGCCGCCGCCATCTTCTTCCCTCCCACCGATTTCCTGAACTATGGGATCGCCGGCAACAATGTGGCCACCGATGCTGCTTTCCTGCGCCAGATCAAGCTGACAGCAGCTTTCGACTTCCAGACCTTCAGCGATACATACCAACAGTATGTTCCCGTCAGCAGCACCGACCGGTTGACACTCGCCCGCCAGCTCTCCCCTGTTTATGCAGTCAGCCCGGACGATCCTCCGGTGATCATAGCTCATGGCGACAAAGACCAGCTGGTGCCCCTACAGCAATCACAGGTATTCATTGAAGCACTCAAAAAAGCAGGTGTACCCAATAAGCTGCTCATCAGAAAAGAAGCAGGGCATGGCTGGCCGGACGCCAGCGAAGAAATGAAACAGTTTGTTGACTGGTTCAACCAGTATCTGCAATAA
- a CDS encoding helix-turn-helix domain-containing protein, producing the protein MQLKNYLPSPALRAYVQFFRIVHFTFSGARLPPAKLFPPRPQQYLAFYPFDRELIHFHNNPEPLSAQPAMFSGQQLFANTRHILGNNFLTLHIVFTPAGLHRLTGISAYELTNRFMDAESLLGTATRQLNEQLFHARDYQQMIQYAEVFMQGLINRRNARPQGLDQAAHLLLQDQQLSLSKLAQAACLSPRQLQRQFRERIGLSPKQFARAARFEKSFMLKLRHPDRSWTEIAYECQYSHYQHLALDYQAFTGLSPTAYEALDNQSPERLVGIAEQSYRENRIGAF; encoded by the coding sequence ATGCAGCTGAAAAACTACCTGCCATCCCCGGCCTTACGTGCCTATGTACAGTTCTTCCGGATTGTACATTTCACGTTTTCAGGCGCCCGGCTACCGCCTGCCAAGCTCTTTCCGCCAAGACCACAGCAATACCTGGCTTTTTATCCGTTCGACAGGGAGCTGATCCACTTCCATAATAACCCGGAGCCCCTGTCCGCTCAGCCTGCTATGTTCAGCGGACAGCAATTGTTTGCCAATACCCGGCATATCCTGGGGAACAATTTTCTCACGCTGCATATCGTCTTTACCCCTGCCGGCCTGCACCGGCTGACAGGCATTTCCGCCTATGAGCTTACCAATCGCTTTATGGATGCCGAATCCCTGCTGGGAACAGCTACCCGGCAGCTTAATGAACAGCTCTTTCATGCCCGCGACTACCAGCAGATGATACAGTATGCAGAAGTATTTATGCAAGGATTGATCAACCGGCGCAATGCGAGGCCGCAGGGGCTGGACCAGGCCGCCCATTTACTACTGCAGGACCAGCAGCTGTCACTCAGCAAACTGGCACAGGCCGCCTGCCTCAGCCCCCGGCAACTGCAGCGGCAGTTCAGGGAACGCATCGGTCTGTCGCCCAAACAATTTGCCCGGGCCGCCCGCTTTGAAAAAAGTTTTATGCTGAAACTCCGGCACCCGGACCGCAGCTGGACCGAGATCGCTTATGAATGCCAGTACAGCCATTACCAGCACCTGGCGCTCGACTACCAGGCTTTCACCGGCCTGTCGCCCACCGCCTATGAAGCGCTGGACAACCAATCACCGGAACGACTGGTAGGCATTGCAGAACAGAGCTACCGCGAGAACAGGATCGGCGCTTTCTGA
- a CDS encoding GntR family transcriptional regulator, producing the protein MRTKTTAPLYKQLFEDLKEQLDNRQYKIGDLLPSENDLCKLYNTTRPTVRQALAALSNLGYINRQHGKGSIVAEPKKGLGILSIKGVTAGFGENQLKTSLLQKQVAMPWPAPFFFDLTEPEQAAGCIFFSRLRVVDQRPILFEETYIGNHQLPRFTGRNLEDRSLFKILQDHYDIEVKGGEQKIWAITASKQLSELLQLKPNSPIVHMKRKLQTNRKEVNIYSSLYCNTDNFFLQDYF; encoded by the coding sequence ATGAGAACGAAGACCACGGCGCCATTATATAAGCAACTTTTTGAAGACCTGAAGGAACAGCTCGATAACCGGCAGTATAAAATAGGGGACCTGCTCCCCTCGGAGAACGACCTCTGCAAATTGTACAACACCACCCGTCCCACTGTCCGCCAGGCCCTGGCAGCCCTCAGTAACCTGGGCTATATCAACCGCCAGCATGGGAAAGGCAGTATTGTGGCCGAACCAAAAAAAGGATTGGGCATTCTCTCTATCAAAGGCGTTACAGCAGGTTTTGGGGAGAACCAATTAAAGACCTCACTCCTGCAAAAACAGGTGGCCATGCCCTGGCCCGCTCCTTTTTTCTTTGACCTGACCGAACCTGAACAGGCCGCAGGCTGTATCTTCTTCTCCCGTCTGCGTGTGGTTGACCAGCGTCCTATCCTCTTTGAGGAAACCTATATCGGCAACCACCAGCTGCCCCGCTTCACCGGCAGGAACCTGGAAGACCGTTCCCTTTTCAAGATACTGCAAGACCATTATGATATTGAAGTGAAGGGTGGCGAACAGAAGATCTGGGCCATCACAGCCAGCAAACAGCTCAGTGAGCTGCTGCAGCTGAAACCCAATAGCCCTATAGTACACATGAAACGTAAACTACAGACCAACCGCAAAGAGGTCAATATCTATTCCTCTTTGTATTGCAATACTGATAATTTCTTCCTCCAGGATTATTTTTAA
- a CDS encoding sulfatase-like hydrolase/transferase: MIRYFLVLSFSVVGLAVSAQQKQNKRSSRPNVILIYSDDQGAIDLNCYGSKDLYTPNLDGLAQRGVRFTQFYAASPICSPSRASLLTGRYPQRAGLPDMASSDEGVAGMPGSQYTLGELFKDGGYATAHIGKWHVGYTSETMPNQQGFDQSFGFMGGCIDNYSHFFNWSGPSRHDLWRNGKEVYEPGQFFPDLMVREANSFMEQNRNNPFFIYFAINIPHYPLQGEQKWPDYYKDLPSPRDKYAAFVSTMDEKIGLVLKKLDELGLRENTIVIFQPDQGFSMEDRGFGGGGSAGALRGSKFSLFEGGVRVPAIISWPGKIPQSEVRSQFASNIDWFATLAQYCTLQLPARKLDGKSLAPVINSASAPSPHPAFYWQSRGSKENPQWAVRDGDWKLLHNPQQAKPGDLDNQHFMLINLQQDSTESVNLSSRYPDMLQKLKKQYEDWIREVGQQ, encoded by the coding sequence ATGATCCGCTACTTCCTTGTTCTCAGCTTCAGCGTTGTCGGTTTAGCTGTTTCCGCTCAGCAAAAGCAAAACAAAAGATCATCCAGGCCTAATGTGATCCTGATCTATTCCGACGATCAGGGCGCTATTGACCTGAACTGTTATGGCTCCAAAGACCTCTATACGCCCAACCTGGACGGGCTGGCGCAGCGGGGAGTCCGCTTCACGCAGTTCTATGCGGCTTCGCCTATCTGTTCTCCTTCCCGGGCCAGTCTGCTCACCGGCCGCTATCCGCAGCGGGCGGGACTGCCGGATATGGCTTCTTCAGATGAAGGCGTAGCCGGGATGCCGGGCAGCCAGTATACCCTGGGCGAACTGTTCAAAGATGGTGGGTATGCCACGGCCCATATCGGCAAATGGCATGTGGGCTATACATCGGAGACTATGCCCAACCAGCAGGGCTTTGATCAGTCCTTTGGGTTCATGGGGGGCTGTATCGACAACTATTCCCACTTCTTTAACTGGAGCGGTCCCAGCCGGCATGACCTGTGGCGGAATGGCAAAGAAGTGTATGAGCCAGGCCAGTTCTTCCCGGACCTGATGGTGCGGGAGGCCAATAGTTTCATGGAGCAGAACAGGAATAATCCCTTCTTCATTTATTTCGCCATCAATATTCCTCACTATCCTTTGCAGGGCGAGCAGAAATGGCCGGACTATTACAAGGACCTGCCTTCTCCCCGCGATAAATACGCCGCCTTTGTCAGCACCATGGATGAAAAGATCGGCCTGGTACTCAAAAAGCTGGATGAGCTGGGACTGCGTGAGAATACTATTGTGATCTTCCAGCCGGACCAGGGTTTTTCCATGGAAGACCGTGGCTTTGGCGGCGGTGGCTCGGCCGGTGCGCTGCGAGGTTCCAAGTTCAGTTTGTTTGAAGGAGGGGTGCGGGTGCCTGCCATTATCAGCTGGCCGGGAAAAATTCCGCAGAGCGAGGTCCGGAGCCAGTTTGCCAGCAATATCGACTGGTTTGCCACGCTGGCCCAGTATTGTACTCTCCAGCTGCCGGCCCGTAAGCTGGATGGCAAAAGCCTGGCGCCGGTCATCAACTCAGCCAGCGCTCCTTCGCCCCATCCTGCTTTTTACTGGCAGTCGCGCGGGTCAAAAGAAAATCCGCAATGGGCTGTCCGCGATGGCGATTGGAAGCTGCTGCACAATCCGCAGCAGGCAAAGCCCGGCGACCTGGACAACCAGCATTTTATGCTGATCAACCTGCAGCAGGACAGTACGGAGTCAGTTAATTTATCCTCCCGTTATCCGGATATGCTGCAAAAACTGAAAAAACAGTACGAGGATTGGATCAGGGAAGTTGGGCAGCAGTAA
- a CDS encoding glycoside hydrolase family 2 TIM barrel-domain containing protein, with translation MSTNKWWIFAVAGLLAGCGPDAKQQGPMTTEWTALVDKQQPLPEYPRPAMVREFWTNLNGPWDYAIVPAGGQAPQQWEGTITVPFPVESPLSGVQRTLGKDSALWYRRSFTLDAAARGKKILLHFGASDWKTEVLLNGQSVGAHEGGYTAFSFDITNYLKEGSQELVVRVTDPTDDGPQARGKQVRKPGGIYYTPATGIWQTVWYEALPESYINNYVVNTDFDKSTVSIDAVLANAQPGDQLRLKVFAGDQLIKEVTADTKQAFRFQLPDARHWHPDTPFLYTFGMSLHRQGATLDSIAGYFGIRKVEVKKDAAGVQRIFLNNEPLFQYGFLDQGYWPDGIYTAPTEAALLSDITRMKEMGMNMVRKHVKVEPQRWYYHCDRLGLLVWQDMPSGYGEIVPVKDHDYSVKGDSLGLMYKDVDRTPEEERIFRDEWKAIVQGLYNHPSIIVWVPFNESWGQFKTNELLAWTKALDPTRLTDGPSGWIDRGEGDLRDYHLYNDRLDLDLPLEAKRALVVGEFGGLGYAVEGHTFNKDSWSYQGFKNSQDLEAAYAQLINRILALKQAGYSAAVYTQLTDVETEINGLITYDRKLVKIPLATLKKLHAPLYK, from the coding sequence ATGAGTACAAACAAGTGGTGGATCTTTGCGGTGGCGGGCCTGCTGGCAGGCTGCGGACCAGACGCAAAGCAGCAGGGCCCTATGACAACGGAATGGACAGCGCTGGTGGACAAACAACAGCCTTTACCGGAATACCCGCGGCCGGCAATGGTCAGGGAATTTTGGACGAACCTGAATGGCCCCTGGGACTATGCGATTGTCCCCGCTGGCGGACAGGCGCCTCAGCAATGGGAGGGTACTATCACAGTGCCTTTTCCTGTGGAATCTCCTTTATCCGGTGTACAACGCACATTGGGGAAGGACAGCGCCCTCTGGTACCGGCGCAGTTTTACGCTGGACGCTGCTGCCAGAGGCAAAAAGATATTGCTGCATTTCGGCGCCTCCGACTGGAAAACGGAAGTATTGCTGAACGGGCAATCAGTAGGCGCACATGAAGGCGGATATACTGCCTTCTCTTTTGATATAACCAATTATTTGAAAGAAGGGAGCCAGGAATTGGTAGTTCGCGTGACCGATCCTACGGATGATGGTCCGCAGGCCCGCGGCAAACAGGTCAGAAAGCCAGGTGGGATCTATTATACACCCGCTACAGGCATCTGGCAGACGGTCTGGTACGAGGCCCTGCCGGAAAGCTATATCAACAATTATGTTGTCAATACGGACTTTGATAAAAGCACGGTCAGCATTGATGCAGTGCTGGCCAATGCACAGCCTGGCGATCAGTTGCGCCTGAAAGTCTTTGCCGGCGATCAGCTGATCAAAGAAGTAACGGCTGATACTAAACAGGCTTTCCGGTTCCAGTTGCCCGATGCCAGGCACTGGCATCCAGATACACCTTTTCTTTATACGTTTGGTATGAGCCTGCATAGGCAGGGCGCCACCCTTGATTCCATTGCCGGTTATTTTGGTATCCGCAAAGTAGAAGTGAAAAAGGATGCGGCAGGAGTGCAGCGTATCTTCCTCAATAATGAACCGTTGTTCCAGTATGGGTTCCTGGACCAGGGCTACTGGCCTGATGGTATCTATACCGCGCCTACCGAAGCTGCTTTGCTGTCCGATATTACCCGTATGAAAGAGATGGGGATGAATATGGTCCGCAAGCATGTGAAGGTGGAACCGCAACGCTGGTATTATCATTGTGATCGCCTGGGCTTACTGGTATGGCAGGATATGCCCAGCGGTTATGGAGAAATTGTTCCGGTAAAGGACCACGACTATTCAGTGAAAGGGGATTCCCTGGGGTTAATGTACAAGGATGTAGACCGTACACCTGAGGAAGAGCGCATTTTCCGGGACGAATGGAAAGCCATTGTACAGGGATTGTATAACCATCCTTCTATCATTGTCTGGGTGCCTTTCAATGAAAGCTGGGGACAGTTTAAAACCAATGAGCTCCTGGCCTGGACCAAGGCCCTTGACCCCACCCGCCTCACAGATGGCCCCAGCGGCTGGATTGATCGTGGTGAGGGCGACCTGCGCGATTACCATCTCTATAATGACCGGCTGGACCTGGACCTGCCGCTGGAAGCAAAAAGAGCGCTGGTGGTGGGTGAATTTGGTGGACTGGGTTATGCAGTGGAAGGCCACACTTTCAATAAGGATTCCTGGAGTTACCAGGGCTTTAAGAACAGCCAGGACCTGGAAGCGGCCTATGCGCAACTGATCAACCGGATCCTGGCCCTGAAGCAGGCGGGCTATTCGGCCGCGGTATATACGCAGCTGACCGATGTGGAGACGGAGATCAATGGCCTGATCACCTACGACCGTAAGCTGGTGAAAATTCCGCTGGCGACGCTTAAAAAGCTGCACGCGCCATTGTATAAATAG
- a CDS encoding pirin family protein produces the protein MTQYTQYKAGDRGYADHGWLKSAQSFSFSGYYNAERLHFGALRVLNDDWVAGGKGFGRHPHDNMEIISLPLEGALVHKDNLGNEQVVQAGELQVMSTGKGVFHSEYNADPEKPAQFLQIWVFPQQLNTEPRYQHLRLQPEHRQGRLQTILSPTGEDGRASINQEAWFSLGRFDQHEGASYALHTARHGVYVFVISGSFLVNGQVLGSKDALGIEGVDMLHLAALEAGAEILLIEVPLRPQS, from the coding sequence ATGACCCAATACACACAATATAAAGCAGGAGACCGCGGGTATGCGGACCATGGCTGGTTAAAAAGCGCCCAGAGCTTCAGTTTCTCGGGTTATTACAATGCTGAGCGCCTGCATTTTGGCGCCCTGCGTGTGCTGAATGACGACTGGGTAGCCGGCGGCAAGGGCTTTGGCAGGCATCCGCACGACAATATGGAGATCATCAGTCTGCCCCTGGAAGGCGCCCTGGTACACAAAGACAACCTGGGCAATGAGCAGGTGGTACAGGCGGGGGAACTGCAGGTCATGAGTACAGGTAAGGGCGTATTCCATAGCGAGTACAATGCCGATCCGGAAAAGCCGGCGCAGTTCCTGCAGATCTGGGTATTCCCGCAGCAGCTGAATACGGAGCCGCGCTACCAGCATCTCCGCCTGCAGCCGGAGCACCGGCAGGGGCGTTTGCAGACCATCTTATCGCCCACGGGCGAGGACGGCAGAGCCAGCATCAACCAGGAAGCCTGGTTCAGTCTTGGCCGCTTTGACCAGCATGAAGGGGCTTCCTATGCATTGCATACAGCGCGTCACGGGGTCTATGTCTTTGTCATCAGCGGCAGCTTCCTGGTGAACGGCCAGGTGCTGGGCAGCAAGGACGCCCTGGGCATAGAAGGCGTGGATATGCTGCACCTGGCAGCCCTGGAGGCAGGAGCAGAGATATTGCTGATAGAAGTGCCTCTGCGGCCCCAATCTTAA
- a CDS encoding DUF4965 domain-containing protein → MKSYVRKVLAPAFAGLVALSATAQVNQMPSFPLLTHTPYFSVWSGSDKLNESVTRHWTNREQSFLGVVKVDDQFYRFMGAPSAALKAVVAAADEKGYDCRYQIDAAPMADWFMPGFNDKNWKSGAGAFGDDRAKPGTPWTGKNIYIRRTFNITELPKGRLFLRIHHDDDAVLFLNGQRLIRKGGANGDYETLLLPEEARKMLKVGENLLAIHCANPQGGSWIDAGISEEIVDNSLSNVLLAEQTNVNVSATQTTYTFTAGAVELTVNFCSPLVLNDLALLTTPVSYISYSAKATDGKSHNVQVYQGITTSLAVNMPGQEVATTAYAKNGLKVLKAGTTEQAILKRVGDNVRIDWGYAYVATPEAAGVQQYVTEANAGIPSFLNGQYSSGPATGRNLMLNTVLSLGSVSASAKTSRILVGYDEEWAVQYFKTNLRPWWRNDPKATMDNVLAQANKNYSKVLAKCVAMDKTIYQDALAAGGQSYAQLCAMAYRQTISAHTVVKSPDGELLFLSKENFSNGCINTVDVTYPSAPLYLLYNPELLKGMLNGIFYYSESGRWTKPFAAHDLGTYPLANGQVYGEDMPVEESGNMIILTGAIVKVANDPAYARKHWKTLTTWVDYLAEAGFDPGNQLCTDDFAGHLAHNTNLSVKAIMAIGAYAQMAEKLGEKATAAKYKAMAAEYAANWMTKADDGDHYSLVFDKKNTWSQKYNMVWDKVLKMDLYPQSVYDKEIRYYLGRQEAFGLPLDSRKTYSKSDWILWTAAMTNNKADFDALVNPVFKYAIQTPSRVPMSDWYETTDGRMVGFQARSVVGGYWMKVLKDKMAK, encoded by the coding sequence ATGAAATCCTACGTTAGAAAAGTCCTGGCGCCGGCCTTCGCAGGTTTAGTGGCCCTTTCGGCAACGGCCCAGGTAAATCAGATGCCCTCTTTCCCCCTGTTAACGCACACCCCCTACTTCAGTGTCTGGTCCGGTTCGGACAAGCTCAATGAGTCAGTGACTCGCCACTGGACAAACAGGGAACAGTCCTTCCTGGGTGTAGTAAAAGTGGATGATCAGTTTTATCGCTTTATGGGTGCCCCCTCTGCTGCCCTTAAAGCCGTGGTTGCTGCCGCCGATGAAAAAGGGTACGACTGCCGCTACCAAATAGACGCAGCGCCCATGGCCGATTGGTTCATGCCAGGTTTTAATGACAAAAACTGGAAATCCGGCGCAGGCGCTTTCGGTGACGACCGCGCCAAACCTGGCACACCCTGGACAGGCAAGAACATTTATATCCGCCGCACCTTCAATATCACAGAACTGCCTAAAGGCAGGCTGTTCCTGCGCATTCACCATGATGATGACGCTGTGCTTTTCCTGAACGGTCAGCGCCTGATCCGTAAAGGCGGCGCTAACGGGGATTATGAAACCCTGCTCCTGCCCGAAGAGGCCAGGAAAATGCTCAAAGTAGGGGAGAACCTGCTGGCCATCCATTGCGCCAACCCCCAGGGTGGCAGCTGGATTGATGCCGGTATCTCCGAAGAGATAGTAGATAATTCCCTCAGCAATGTATTGCTGGCTGAACAGACCAATGTCAACGTTTCTGCAACCCAGACCACCTATACCTTCACCGCCGGAGCGGTTGAACTGACTGTGAACTTCTGCTCTCCGCTGGTGCTTAACGACCTGGCGCTGCTGACCACGCCGGTATCTTATATCAGCTATTCCGCTAAGGCGACTGATGGTAAGTCCCATAATGTACAGGTGTACCAGGGGATCACTACCAGCCTGGCAGTGAATATGCCCGGACAGGAAGTGGCCACCACTGCCTATGCAAAGAATGGGCTGAAAGTACTGAAGGCCGGTACTACTGAACAGGCCATACTGAAACGTGTGGGTGACAATGTCCGGATCGACTGGGGGTATGCTTATGTAGCCACTCCCGAAGCCGCAGGCGTACAGCAATATGTAACCGAAGCCAATGCCGGTATCCCTTCTTTCCTGAACGGTCAGTACAGCAGTGGTCCTGCCACCGGCAGGAACCTGATGCTCAACACCGTACTGTCCCTGGGTTCCGTGTCTGCAAGCGCTAAGACCAGTCGTATCCTGGTAGGGTATGACGAAGAATGGGCGGTGCAGTACTTCAAGACCAACCTGCGCCCCTGGTGGAGAAATGATCCCAAAGCCACTATGGACAATGTACTGGCCCAGGCCAACAAGAATTACAGCAAGGTGCTGGCCAAATGCGTTGCCATGGATAAAACCATTTACCAGGATGCCCTGGCGGCAGGTGGTCAGAGCTATGCCCAGCTCTGCGCTATGGCTTATCGCCAGACCATCTCTGCCCATACAGTGGTGAAAAGCCCAGATGGTGAACTGCTGTTCCTCTCCAAGGAAAATTTCAGCAATGGCTGTATCAATACGGTGGATGTAACCTATCCTTCCGCGCCCCTGTACCTGCTGTACAATCCTGAACTGCTGAAAGGGATGCTGAATGGTATCTTCTATTACAGCGAAAGCGGCAGGTGGACCAAGCCTTTTGCCGCTCATGACCTGGGTACTTATCCCCTGGCCAACGGACAGGTATATGGTGAAGACATGCCCGTAGAAGAAAGCGGCAACATGATCATCCTGACCGGCGCTATTGTAAAAGTGGCCAATGATCCGGCTTATGCCCGCAAGCACTGGAAAACCCTCACTACCTGGGTAGACTACCTGGCTGAAGCCGGCTTTGATCCCGGTAACCAGCTCTGTACCGATGACTTTGCCGGTCACCTGGCGCACAATACCAACCTTTCTGTCAAAGCCATCATGGCCATTGGCGCTTATGCCCAGATGGCTGAGAAGCTGGGAGAAAAAGCAACCGCCGCCAAATACAAAGCCATGGCTGCTGAATATGCCGCCAACTGGATGACCAAGGCTGATGATGGGGATCACTACTCCCTGGTATTTGACAAGAAGAATACCTGGAGCCAGAAATACAATATGGTTTGGGACAAAGTATTAAAGATGGACCTGTATCCCCAGTCCGTATATGACAAAGAGATCCGCTATTACCTGGGCCGCCAGGAAGCATTTGGTCTGCCGCTCGATAGCCGCAAGACCTACAGCAAATCCGACTGGATCCTCTGGACTGCCGCTATGACCAACAACAAGGCTGATTTTGATGCACTGGTAAATCCCGTATTCAAGTATGCTATCCAAACGCCTTCCCGCGTGCCGATGAGCGACTGGTACGAGACCACTGATGGCAGGATGGTTGGCTTCCAGGCCCGCAGCGTTGTGGGTGGTTACTGGATGAAAGTGCTGAAAGACAAAATGGCTAAATAA
- a CDS encoding nitroreductase family protein, whose protein sequence is MKTMNTPDHHKTAQTTYPVTDLIRNRWSPRSFSARELSDEAMLTILEGGNWAPSANNSQPWRQVYALRGTRGFDAIVSVLAAGNQPWARLAAALVVTVGVRELPDSQQKNAYYLHDAGMYNAFMLLQAQSMEVSGHVMAGFDKHKMAELLDLPVSEEAVTVTALGYRDEAEKLEEPYRTRELSKRSRKTLTETATAFSI, encoded by the coding sequence ATGAAAACGATGAATACTCCCGATCATCACAAAACTGCCCAGACAACTTACCCCGTGACCGATTTGATCCGGAATCGCTGGAGCCCCCGTTCTTTCTCGGCCCGCGAGCTGAGCGATGAAGCAATGCTCACTATCCTGGAAGGGGGTAACTGGGCGCCGAGCGCCAACAATTCCCAGCCCTGGCGGCAGGTATATGCCCTGCGCGGGACCAGGGGGTTTGACGCCATTGTGTCTGTGCTGGCAGCGGGCAATCAACCCTGGGCCAGGCTGGCCGCCGCCTTGGTTGTAACAGTAGGTGTGCGGGAGCTGCCTGATAGCCAGCAGAAGAATGCCTACTACCTGCATGATGCGGGCATGTACAATGCTTTTATGCTGTTGCAGGCGCAGTCGATGGAAGTATCTGGACACGTAATGGCCGGGTTCGACAAACATAAAATGGCCGAACTGCTGGACCTGCCTGTGTCTGAAGAAGCGGTGACTGTAACAGCGCTCGGATACCGGGATGAAGCGGAAAAGCTGGAAGAGCCTTATCGTACGCGGGAACTGAGCAAGCGGAGTCGCAAGACTTTAACAGAGACTGCCACTGCCTTCAGTATCTGA
- a CDS encoding ring-cleaving dioxygenase yields MNNRIQGLHHITAIAGNAQKNYDFYTKVMGLRMVKKTVNFDDPGTYHFYFGNENGTPGTILTFFPWEGIVPGRVGTGMATEIGYAVPAGSLEYWEDRLQQADARPGLQGERFGERYLPFEDPDGLKLTLIVPKQADARTPWETTAVTAATATRGFHSITLTLRNIKPTADILTEVFGYRLLEQDGNRYRFVTDAIDNANIVDLVQIPELPVGHVAGGTNHHVAFRVKDDQVLMEYRDKILSRGLNITPKINRDYFYSLYFREPGGVLFELATDNPGFTVDEPLHELGKNLRLPVQHEHLRGDIEKSLPKLVL; encoded by the coding sequence ATGAACAATCGTATACAGGGCCTTCACCATATTACGGCTATTGCCGGAAACGCCCAGAAGAATTATGATTTTTATACTAAGGTAATGGGATTGCGCATGGTCAAAAAGACGGTGAATTTTGATGATCCCGGCACCTATCACTTTTATTTTGGTAACGAGAACGGTACGCCTGGCACCATCCTGACTTTCTTCCCCTGGGAAGGCATTGTACCTGGCAGGGTAGGGACCGGCATGGCCACGGAGATCGGATATGCAGTACCTGCCGGCAGTCTTGAATACTGGGAAGACCGCTTACAACAGGCGGATGCACGTCCCGGTCTTCAGGGCGAACGTTTCGGTGAACGCTACCTGCCTTTTGAAGATCCCGATGGGCTGAAACTGACGCTGATAGTGCCTAAACAGGCAGATGCCCGGACCCCCTGGGAAACAACAGCCGTGACGGCTGCTACTGCCACCCGTGGTTTCCACAGCATAACGCTGACCTTACGCAATATCAAACCTACGGCCGATATCCTGACAGAAGTATTTGGTTACAGACTGCTGGAGCAGGATGGTAACAGGTATCGTTTTGTAACGGATGCCATAGACAATGCCAATATCGTTGACCTGGTGCAGATCCCTGAATTGCCTGTCGGCCATGTGGCTGGTGGCACCAATCACCACGTAGCCTTCCGGGTAAAAGACGACCAGGTACTAATGGAGTACCGCGACAAGATCCTCAGCAGGGGATTGAATATTACCCCCAAGATCAACCGCGACTATTTCTATTCCCTCTATTTCCGGGAGCCCGGTGGTGTGCTGTTTGAACTGGCGACTGATAACCCTGGCTTTACCGTGGACGAGCCTTTGCATGAGCTGGGTAAGAACCTGAGGCTGCCTGTGCAGCATGAGCACCTGCGTGGGGATATTGAAAAGAGTTTGCCGAAGCTGGTGCTGTAA